A region from the Nostoc sp. HK-01 genome encodes:
- a CDS encoding ABC transporter ATP-binding protein, which translates to MSDLRVWFADYTKALFRSLPLLWTAAPREMIFLIAVTLLQGFLPAISVWITKLVVDTVAAALTSGRELGYAMLVPLVAGWVGALLLETLLYPWVFALQGDLNDKLTAHISLLLMSKADSFADLSRFEDSVFYDELQLLQQQIGYKPLSLLENLVELSRSFVTLIVIVGLLVPLAFWIPLVIAIATIPQIVVSSQYGKTIWLTLFEHSPEARRMQYYTSVMLTDTYAKEIRLFQLGSFFIARYLEAFQSLHQTMRHLRGKQAFWSSTLAILSTLGNGFAFYWVVQKAFRGDFSPGSVLLFVQSLTYFQNNLERFVANWVDLLENVLYMQQFFNFLDSPIPMQISIPGEKVPTPIRSGITFEKVDFYYPDNRLALQDISFTIYPGETVAIVGENGAGKTTLVKLLTRLYDPTQGCILVDGIDLRNLNLEHWRQQIAGVFQDFGHYALTLGENIALGNLAALENPNILRYAIEKADIAKLVDDFTTREDTPLGKQFGGTELSGGQWQKLALARAFVRQSAQLLLLDEPTAALDPRSEYNLYRRFIELAEGKTTILITHRLASVRMADRILVLKAGHLIEDGTHLELLQRGGEYTNLWNMQAQHYGVSEENL; encoded by the coding sequence ATGAGCGACTTAAGAGTTTGGTTTGCAGACTACACTAAAGCTTTATTTCGTTCTCTACCTTTGCTATGGACAGCAGCACCGAGAGAAATGATATTTTTGATTGCTGTCACTTTATTGCAAGGGTTTCTTCCGGCTATTAGTGTTTGGATTACCAAATTAGTAGTAGATACTGTAGCAGCAGCCTTAACATCTGGGAGAGAATTAGGGTATGCAATGCTTGTACCTTTGGTAGCAGGATGGGTGGGAGCTTTGTTACTAGAGACATTGCTGTATCCTTGGGTATTTGCACTTCAAGGAGATCTCAATGACAAGTTAACGGCTCACATTAGCTTATTATTAATGAGTAAAGCTGATAGTTTTGCAGATTTGAGTCGTTTTGAAGATTCTGTGTTTTATGATGAGTTACAACTTCTGCAACAACAAATCGGCTATAAACCGCTGAGTTTATTAGAAAATTTAGTGGAATTAAGTCGTTCTTTTGTGACTTTGATAGTGATAGTTGGGTTATTAGTTCCCCTAGCTTTTTGGATACCATTAGTGATTGCGATCGCAACTATACCCCAAATAGTGGTTTCTTCTCAGTATGGCAAAACTATTTGGCTAACTTTATTTGAACATAGCCCTGAAGCGCGGAGAATGCAATATTACACTTCGGTGATGCTGACTGATACCTATGCGAAAGAAATTAGGTTGTTTCAGCTAGGTTCATTTTTTATCGCACGTTACCTAGAAGCATTTCAGTCTTTACATCAAACAATGCGCCATCTGCGAGGAAAACAAGCATTTTGGTCATCTACTTTAGCTATTCTTAGTACGTTGGGAAATGGTTTTGCTTTTTACTGGGTAGTACAGAAAGCTTTTCGCGGTGATTTCAGTCCTGGTAGTGTACTTTTATTTGTACAATCATTGACTTACTTTCAAAATAATCTCGAAAGATTTGTCGCTAATTGGGTAGATTTGTTAGAAAATGTTCTTTATATGCAGCAGTTTTTCAATTTTCTCGACAGTCCCATCCCAATGCAAATAAGTATACCTGGTGAGAAAGTGCCAACTCCTATTCGGTCAGGTATTACTTTCGAGAAAGTTGACTTTTACTACCCAGATAATCGTTTAGCTCTGCAAGATATTTCTTTTACTATTTATCCGGGAGAAACAGTTGCTATTGTCGGAGAGAATGGCGCAGGTAAAACTACTTTAGTGAAACTGTTGACTAGGTTATATGACCCAACACAAGGATGTATTTTAGTTGATGGAATAGATTTAAGAAACTTAAATTTAGAACATTGGCGGCAGCAAATAGCTGGTGTTTTTCAAGATTTTGGGCATTATGCGCTGACTCTGGGAGAAAATATTGCTTTGGGAAATTTAGCTGCTTTAGAAAATCCAAATATTCTCAGATATGCAATCGAAAAAGCTGATATAGCTAAACTAGTTGATGATTTTACTACTAGAGAGGATACACCACTAGGAAAGCAATTTGGCGGTACGGAACTTTCTGGTGGTCAGTGGCAAAAGTTAGCTTTAGCTCGTGCTTTTGTGCGTCAATCAGCCCAACTATTACTATTAGATGAACCAACTGCCGCACTCGACCCTCGCAGCGAATATAATCTCTACCGACGCTTTATTGAATTAGCCGAGGGTAAAACTACAATTTTGATTACTCATAGACTCGCTTCTGTACGGATGGCTGACCGAATTTTAGTTCTCAAAGCTGGTCATTTAATTGAAGATGGCACTCATCTGGAACTTTTACAACGTGGCGGTGAATATACAAATTTGTGGAATATGCAGGCACAACATTACGGGGTATCTGAAGAAAATTTGTAA
- a CDS encoding short-chain dehydrogenase/reductase SDR: MAALTGKVAIVTGASRGIGRAIALKLAHQGASVVVNYAGNAAKAQEVVAEIAQLGVQAISIQADVGSVADIEALFQKTIAHFGKVDILVNNAGTIIYKPITEITEAEFDKLFAVNVKGTFFACQQAAQHLAVGGRIINFSSSTTGMMLPTYSAYVGTKGAVEQITRVLSKELGAKEITVNVVSPGPTDTELFREGKTTEQINRLAQMSAFNKLGDVQEIADVVAFLASEEARWITGQNIRVNGGAI; this comes from the coding sequence ATGGCAGCTTTAACAGGGAAAGTTGCAATTGTGACTGGTGCATCGCGGGGAATTGGTAGAGCGATCGCTTTAAAATTAGCTCATCAAGGTGCATCTGTTGTAGTTAATTATGCTGGGAATGCAGCCAAAGCCCAGGAAGTTGTTGCAGAAATCGCACAACTGGGAGTGCAAGCAATTTCTATCCAAGCTGATGTGGGGAGTGTGGCTGATATTGAAGCACTGTTTCAAAAAACAATTGCTCATTTTGGCAAAGTTGATATCTTGGTCAACAATGCTGGCACAATTATTTACAAGCCAATTACAGAAATTACGGAAGCAGAGTTTGACAAACTTTTTGCTGTCAATGTCAAAGGTACTTTTTTTGCCTGTCAACAAGCTGCACAGCATTTAGCAGTAGGTGGCAGAATTATTAATTTTTCTTCATCTACCACAGGGATGATGTTACCAACCTACAGTGCTTATGTAGGAACTAAAGGCGCAGTGGAACAGATAACGCGAGTGTTGTCTAAAGAGTTAGGTGCTAAGGAAATCACGGTGAATGTTGTTTCTCCTGGCCCGACTGATACAGAATTGTTCCGTGAAGGCAAAACTACAGAACAAATCAATCGTTTAGCCCAAATGTCAGCTTTTAACAAGCTGGGTGATGTCCAAGAAATTGCCGACGTGGTAGCTTTTTTAGCTAGTGAGGAAGCACGTTGGATAACTGGGCAAAATATTCGCGTCAATGGCGGGGCTATTTGA